The DNA region CGCCATGAACCTGACCGACGAAGAAAAGAAGATCGGCAAGGACAACTACAACAACGTGTTGGGCGCGACCCGACGCGACTTCTTGCTGACCCTCGCGGGCGCAGGCGTCGTGACCGGCGGCGGCCTGGGCGCCGCCTACTTCAACTACAAGACCAACCTGCCCGACCGGCTGCGGGTCGGCATCATCGGCACCGGGGATGAAGGGAACGTTCTGATCGGCGCCCTCAACCCCGAGGTGGTCGACGTGGTGGCCATCGCCGATATCCGCCCCTACAACGTGCACCGCGCCTTCCACGGCCACTACGGCGTCTCGGCCCGCCCCGGGCTGAACAGCGTGTACGGCTGGAAGAGCCAGGACGAGGCCGAGAAGCACGTCAAGATCTACCGAGACAACTACGAAGACCTGATCGCCGACAAAGACGTCGAGGCGGTGATCATCGCCCTGCCGCTGTGGCTGCACCACCCGGCCGCGATCAAGGCGATGCGGGCCGGCAAGCACGTGCTGACCGAGAAGCTGATGGCGTGGAACATCGCCCAGTGCAAGGAGATGGCCCGCGTCGCCGACGAGACCGGCCTGCTGCTCTCGACCGGCCACCAGCGCCACTACAGCGTGCTGTACGACAACGCCCGCGACACCGTGCACCGCGGCGTGATCGGCGACGTGCACGCCATCCAGGCCCAGTGGCACCGCGGCAACCTGCCGGGCAAAGACAGTTGGTCGCCCACCATTCCCAAGAAACCGATGGCGGAAGACGCGCTACGGGCCGGTTTGTCAGCCGCGGCAAAGCTGGGCAAACCAGCCGAGCAGGCCTACAAGGAAGAATTCATCCTGCAGTATGAATTGATGCGCTGGAAAGAAGACTTGGCGAAGAAGGTCAAGGAAAACTCGATCAAGCCGAGCGATATCGAGAAGGTCCAGGCCAAGATCGCCGAGCGCGAGAAGCAGATCGAAGACTGGCAGGTCGACGCCGCCAAGCACGGCTACACCTCGGCCAGCTCCCCCTCGGGCTACCAGCGCTCAGCGCTTGAAGAGCTCATCCGCTGGCGGCTATGGAACCGCACCGGCGGCGGCCTGATGGCGGAGCTCGGCAGCCACCAGCTCGACGCCTCGGGCATCTTTATCAGCTCCCAATTCGAGGAGCGGGACGGCGAGCATCAGAAGGTGAACCCGCTGTGCGTCTCTGGCGTGGGCGTGCGGTCGCTGTTCCCGGACGACCGCGAGGTCGACGACCACGTGCACTGCGCCTACGAGTACCCCGGCAAGGGCTACTTCGAGAACAACGACCCCGCCTCGGGCAAGGTCGCCGACGCCAACAAGAAGGTGGTCGTCAGCTACTCGTCGATCAACGGCAA from Pirellulimonas nuda includes:
- a CDS encoding Gfo/Idh/MocA family protein, yielding MNLTDEEKKIGKDNYNNVLGATRRDFLLTLAGAGVVTGGGLGAAYFNYKTNLPDRLRVGIIGTGDEGNVLIGALNPEVVDVVAIADIRPYNVHRAFHGHYGVSARPGLNSVYGWKSQDEAEKHVKIYRDNYEDLIADKDVEAVIIALPLWLHHPAAIKAMRAGKHVLTEKLMAWNIAQCKEMARVADETGLLLSTGHQRHYSVLYDNARDTVHRGVIGDVHAIQAQWHRGNLPGKDSWSPTIPKKPMAEDALRAGLSAAAKLGKPAEQAYKEEFILQYELMRWKEDLAKKVKENSIKPSDIEKVQAKIAEREKQIEDWQVDAAKHGYTSASSPSGYQRSALEELIRWRLWNRTGGGLMAELGSHQLDASGIFISSQFEERDGEHQKVNPLCVSGVGVRSLFPDDREVDDHVHCAYEYPGKGYFENNDPASGKVADANKKVVVSYSSINGNGFGGYGETVLGTNGTLLLLNEQETLLYAGAKTSTSVTVNEKDALVDSYETGGGVAVGVAQEVAKAPSRGYQEEIEHWAWCIREGEPATTLHCYPKVALGDAVIALTSNIAMRDQKRIEFNPDWFDWKSDATPDGSKPRKASDVKA